From Aedes albopictus strain Foshan chromosome 1, AalbF5, whole genome shotgun sequence, one genomic window encodes:
- the LOC109399857 gene encoding TPR-containing protein DDB_G0280363 isoform X2 has product MEQEAAAAVPADVEGRCRLCFSVEDLTCSLFLPEGEPSREVIDMILECTSIRITLAEDYPSKVCEKCLETLDKFHHYRQRCLQNDKILKSHRSSSKAKPAQEHRPPVQVKQEPEHLDDIGDDVASAVPEPPEPDQHPQAVKQEDPGGCSSILRSILLQSRESGRAASTASAEHETEQDNLPAHPSEDEDHKDLTPKEEQPQLPPAQASLLQQMLLQQQGYSTRETHSPAHTPGPSHMEASPSLLKRMLLEGGGGGGSSQQDRQSPLEGPSTLNHRPPTRTESHQQELPINHHHHHHDENHNEEHSETPLASQLRAILLQHRAAAAAAVAAVASTSTTTVPTTPTFTNSTSTHHEQQSQQLQLQQQQQSQQQQQPQHPHQLEKPEVSYLRSLFMRDDSDGNEDSDGEAAVAAAAAAAVDPNEQANRDMWLSIFQELQARNVVQNTFNRAEMESTSVNGVQIMDIADGQYAEEVYEIIEPNNSHPTTHVIPTATVEENAHQYICYITHVPTTLEPPVEPLQYQYDVIPNAPETLPETDLTETTDTANNTTLDKSLTSYFKTFTSN; this is encoded by the exons ATGGAacaagaagcagcagcagcagtaccagCAGACGTTGAGGGTCGTTGCCGTTTATGCTTCTCGGTGGAGGATCTTACCTGTTCCCTGTTCCTGCCCGAAGGCGAACCCAGCCGGGAAGTGATCGACATGATACTGGAGTGCACCTCGATACGG ATAACCTTGGCGGAAGACTACCCATCGAAAGTGTGCGAAAAATGCTTGGAGACGTTAGACAAGTTCCACCACTATCGGCAGCGATGCTTGCAGAATGATAAAATATTGAAATCTCATCGCAGCAGCAGCAAGGCCAAACCAGCTCAGGAACATCGCCCTCCGGTGCAAGTCAAACAGGAACCGGAACATTTGGATGACATTGGAGATGATGTCGCATCAGCGGTTCCGGAACCTCCCGAACCGGATCAGCACCCGCAAGCTGTAAAACAGGAAGATCCCGGTGGTTGTTCCTCAATCCTCCGAAGTATTTTGCTTCAAAGCCGCGAATCTGGTCGGGCAGCTTCAACGGCGTCGGCGGAGCATGAAACCGAACAAGACAATCTCCCGGCCCATCCCAGCGAGGATGAAGATCACAAAGATCTGACTCCTAAGGAGGAACAGCCCCAACTTCCGCCCGCTCAAGCTTCCCTCTTACAGCAGATGCTACTTCAGCAGCAGGGGTATTCAACGCGGGAAACACACTCTCCTGCACACACCCCAGGTCCGAGTCACATGGAGGCCTCCCCGTCCCTCTTGAAACGAATGCTTCTGGAAGGaggtggcggcggcggcagttCCCAACAGGACCGTCAATCGCCTCTTGAAGGGCCCAGCACTCTCAATCACAGACCTCCGACCCGAACGGAGAGTCATCAGCAAGAACTTCCcatcaaccatcatcatcatcatcatgacgaGAACCACAACGAAGAACATTCCGAAACGCCGCTGGCGTCGCAGTTGCGTGCGATCTTGCTACAGCATCGAGCGGCAGCGGCCGCAGCCGTTGCTGCAGTTGCTTCCACATCGACTACAACGGTGCCAACGACACCGACGTTCACAAACTCGACGTCGACCCACCATGAACAACAATCTCAGCAATTGCAgctccagcagcaacagcaatcgcaacaacaacaacagccgcAGCATCCACATCAGCTGGAGAAACCGGAAGTTTCCTACCTGAGGAGTCTGTTCATGAGGGACGACTCCGACGGAAACGAGGACAGCGATGGGGaagcggcggtggcggcggcggccgcAGCAGCCGTAGATCCGAACGAGCAAGCCAACCGGGACATGTGGCTGAGCATATTTCAGGAGTTGCAGGCGCGGAATGTG GTTCAAAATACATTTAATCGAGCTGAGATGGAGTCAACTTCTGTGAACGGTGTTCAGATCATGGACATTGCTGATGGACAGTACGCTGAGGAAGTTTATGAAATTATTGAACCGAATAACTCGCATCCGACTACACACGTCATACCGACGGCAACCGTTGAAGAAAATGCCCACCAGTACATATGTTACATTACGCATGTTCCAACGACCCTGGAACCCCCAGTTGAACCACTTCAATATCAATATGACGTCATTCCAAACGCTCCAGAAACGCTCCCTGAGACTGACCTGACCGAAACCACGGACACTGCAAATAATACAACCTTGGACAAGTCGTTAACttcatattttaaaaccttcacgagtaattga
- the LOC134285568 gene encoding uncharacterized protein LOC134285568, which translates to MPYISQFFLWTSFLFFTDQLLQMRNSVVLLYFKIMAAANTTFSMEQYHKETPFYDEFTLAKHLICVYKIKEKEDAVFFIAMNRSVITTQTKILHPTGNCVKSFLDEIVSNDEDIIHDVDFLQRCNVSSKVHAPNKSTKIFVLALASQTKFKVFVSFKPIFGSYISNIVNKFSQRLLMENRLRCVNTEKNTIFCGTVKTKARLRIKEEVIKLTKSGLNGQWGVDSKKKLVVDNLEVIYYIQVKYVSCVNYCVGVKHFYFGLQILITWQRQWPEYSDLIEWFRLIRWYKLIIVAIGQHTVFWKLIVDALTNAYKSTNIFVVEINLNFDLKMCHDCVNVGHKVSLYIIFQEKIYVIEYAKYLKAVNMEHLPNVGLRNCRWLDTSRVLQIVESFRKIGLYFIGNSTWHYILFNGTETKHNIAMTHQLMSNSFARNLLLYLADSHFSVAAVLINNLLLKCTAIITLAKESSTAANTLTSTQLALIIFANSASRFIMGAYTKLKSQIVCFSFNLEGGACKCEHILLDRDLSYTLKTMCFVYFTKRKTNRSGLFYGSETNSRKVIEGRSRFISQRGVWYQHNFYRYDRWFHPSMLFSYHILQIFTNTVGVMAPIWIQTITIGRRRPTGSNTEGGLLKSVLEVKNDYAALDKQATVEIGLEKAPKKDMHRKVLDPTSIRGELIGSNNPWKIR; encoded by the coding sequence ATGCCTTACATAAGTCAGTTTTTTTTGTGGACAAGCTTTTTGTTTTTTACAGATCAACTATTGCAAATGCGTAATTCTGTTGTCCTGctatattttaaaataatggcTGCCGCTAATACAACCTTTTCTATGGAACAATATCATAAAGAAACGCCCTTTTACGATGAATTCACGCTGGCGAAACATCTTATTTGTGTATACAAGATAAAGGAGAAAGAAGATGCCGTCTTTTTTATTGCAATGAATAGATCAGTTATTACAACACAAACTAAAATTTTACATCCAACTGGTAATTGTGTGAAATCTTTTCTAGACGAAATCGTCTCCAATGATGAGGACATCATACACGATGTAGATTTTTTACAAAGGTGCAATGTTAGTTCAAAGGTACATGCTCCAAACAAATCGACGAAAATTTTCGTTTTGGCGTTAGCAAGTCAAACCAAGTTTAAGGTTTTTGTGAGTTTTAAGCCAATATTTGGTAGTTATATTTCAAATATCGTAAACAAGTTTAGTCAAAGGCTTTTAATGGAAAACAGATTGCGTtgtgtaaatacagaaaaaaataccatattttgtgGAACAGTTAAAACAAAGGCCAGATTAAGAATTAAAGAGGAAGTTATAAAATTAACAAAGAGTGGACTTAATGGTCAATGGGGCGTCGATAGCAAAAAGAAATTAGTTGTTGATAATTTAGAGGTAATATATTATATACAAGTCAAATATGTAAGTTGTGTTAACTATTGTGTTGGAGtgaaacatttttattttggATTACAAATATTGATAACATGGCAGAGGCAATGGCCCGAGTACTCTGATTTGATTGAATGGTTCAGGTTGATTAGGTGGTACAAATTGATTATCGTTGCCATTGGACAACATACGGTATTTTGGAAGTTAATTGTGGACGCCCTAACTAACGCATACAAATCAACAAACATATTTGTGGTGGAAATCAATTTAAATTTTGATTTGAAGATGTGTCACGATTGTGTCAATGTAGGACATAAAGTGTCACTGTATATTATTTTTCAAGAGAAAATTTATGTAATTGAATACGCCAAGTACCTAAAGGCAGTGAATATGGAGCATTTGCCAAATGTGGGTTTGAGGAATTGTAGATGGCTGGATACATCCAGGGTGTTACAAATTGTTGAAAGTTTTAGAAAGATAGGATTGTATTTTATTGGAAACTCAACGTGGCATTACATATTGTTCAACGGAACAGAAACTAAACATAATATTGCAATGACACATCAATTGATGAGCAATAGTTTTGCTAGAAATTTGTTACTATATCTAGCTGATTCACATTTTTCTGTTGCGGCAGTACTTATCAACAATCTTCTGCTAAAATGCACTGCAATAATTACTTTGGCTAAGGAGTCAAGTACAGCAGCAAATACTTTGACAAGCACACAATTGGCATTGATCATTTTTGCAAACTCGGCTAGCCGATTCATAATGGGCGCATATACAAAATTGAAAAGTCAGAtcgtttgtttttcttttaatttagaAGGCGGTGCTTGTAAGTGCGAGCATATATTACTAGACAGAGATTTGTCTTACACCTTAAAGACAATGTGTTTTGTATACTTTACAAAACGAAAGACGAATCGAAGCGGACTGTTTTACGGATCAGAGACAAACAGTAGAAAAGTTATTGAAGGTAGAAGCAGATTTATTTCTCAGAGAGGGGTGTGGTATCAACAcaatttttatcggtatgatagATGGTTTCACCCTAGTATGTTGTTTTCGTATCATATCTTACAGATATTCACAAATACCGTGGGCGTTATGGCGCCGATCTGGATTCAGACCATAACAATTGGTAGGCGCAGGCCAACAGGTTCGAACACAGAGGGTGGACTGCTTAAGTCGGTGTTGGAGGTGAAGAATGACTATGCTGCTCTCGACAAACAGGCCACGGTCGAAATAGGACTGGAGAAGGCTCCGAAGAAAGACATGCATCGAAAAGTTTTGGATCCAACCAGTATTCGAGGTGAACTTATTGGTTCGAATAATCCATGGAAAATAAGATGA
- the LOC109399857 gene encoding zinc finger protein 853 isoform X1: MEQEAAAAVPADVEGRCRLCFSVEDLTCSLFLPEGEPSREVIDMILECTSIRITLAEDYPSKVCEKCLETLDKFHHYRQRCLQNDKILKSHRSSSKAKPAQEHRPPVQVKQEPEHLDDIGDDVASAVPEPPEPDQHPQAVKQEDPGGCSSILRSILLQSRESGRAASTASAEHETEQDNLPAHPSEDEDHKDLTPKEEQPQLPPAQASLLQQMLLQQQGYSTRETHSPAHTPGPSHMEASPSLLKRMLLEGGGGGGSSQQDRQSPLEGPSTLNHRPPTRTESHQQELPINHHHHHHDENHNEEHSETPLASQLRAILLQHRAAAAAAVAAVASTSTTTVPTTPTFTNSTSTHHEQQSQQLQLQQQQQSQQQQQPQHPHQLEKPEVSYLRSLFMRDDSDGNEDSDGEAAVAAAAAAAVDPNEQANRDMWLSIFQELQARNVQNSDDTDDSEDRAFDYRIPSVRRRSSESTESRKRRRMDFTCLLCGRPFLNRSKLVLHMRTHIAPPEATPPSSATTSAVPASQNSNSAAAAATAAALAAASGGPVAAAAAVAAAAAAAAAAVAAVPPGDNAAGSATAEDDEESRQIELLERRSYACYICGADQNNLQQLKEHLLLAHQDRIRSRGRAKERPKPLINCNFCSRQFRSQFAYGEHLRTHTGERPFPCDQCDKRFPRRFQLLGHLYNVHKQSWVADESKAKFVKK, from the exons ATGGAacaagaagcagcagcagcagtaccagCAGACGTTGAGGGTCGTTGCCGTTTATGCTTCTCGGTGGAGGATCTTACCTGTTCCCTGTTCCTGCCCGAAGGCGAACCCAGCCGGGAAGTGATCGACATGATACTGGAGTGCACCTCGATACGG ATAACCTTGGCGGAAGACTACCCATCGAAAGTGTGCGAAAAATGCTTGGAGACGTTAGACAAGTTCCACCACTATCGGCAGCGATGCTTGCAGAATGATAAAATATTGAAATCTCATCGCAGCAGCAGCAAGGCCAAACCAGCTCAGGAACATCGCCCTCCGGTGCAAGTCAAACAGGAACCGGAACATTTGGATGACATTGGAGATGATGTCGCATCAGCGGTTCCGGAACCTCCCGAACCGGATCAGCACCCGCAAGCTGTAAAACAGGAAGATCCCGGTGGTTGTTCCTCAATCCTCCGAAGTATTTTGCTTCAAAGCCGCGAATCTGGTCGGGCAGCTTCAACGGCGTCGGCGGAGCATGAAACCGAACAAGACAATCTCCCGGCCCATCCCAGCGAGGATGAAGATCACAAAGATCTGACTCCTAAGGAGGAACAGCCCCAACTTCCGCCCGCTCAAGCTTCCCTCTTACAGCAGATGCTACTTCAGCAGCAGGGGTATTCAACGCGGGAAACACACTCTCCTGCACACACCCCAGGTCCGAGTCACATGGAGGCCTCCCCGTCCCTCTTGAAACGAATGCTTCTGGAAGGaggtggcggcggcggcagttCCCAACAGGACCGTCAATCGCCTCTTGAAGGGCCCAGCACTCTCAATCACAGACCTCCGACCCGAACGGAGAGTCATCAGCAAGAACTTCCcatcaaccatcatcatcatcatcatgacgaGAACCACAACGAAGAACATTCCGAAACGCCGCTGGCGTCGCAGTTGCGTGCGATCTTGCTACAGCATCGAGCGGCAGCGGCCGCAGCCGTTGCTGCAGTTGCTTCCACATCGACTACAACGGTGCCAACGACACCGACGTTCACAAACTCGACGTCGACCCACCATGAACAACAATCTCAGCAATTGCAgctccagcagcaacagcaatcgcaacaacaacaacagccgcAGCATCCACATCAGCTGGAGAAACCGGAAGTTTCCTACCTGAGGAGTCTGTTCATGAGGGACGACTCCGACGGAAACGAGGACAGCGATGGGGaagcggcggtggcggcggcggccgcAGCAGCCGTAGATCCGAACGAGCAAGCCAACCGGGACATGTGGCTGAGCATATTTCAGGAGTTGCAGGCGCGGAATGTG CAAAACTCCGATGATACGGACGACTCCGAGGACCGTGCCTTTGACTACAGGATTCCTAGCGTGAGGCGGCGCAGCTCGGAATCAACGGAGTCCCGCAAGCGCCGCCGGATGGACTTCACCTGTCTGCTGTGTGGGCGGCCCTTCCTGAACCGGTCCAAGCTGGTGCTTCACATGCGAACCCACATCGCCCCGCCGGAAGCAACGCCACCGTCGTCGGCAACGACCTCAGCTGTGCCAGCATCGCAGAACTCTAATTCGGCTGCTGCAGCAGCAACTGCCGCCGCCCTGGCCGCTGCCAGTGGCGGGCCAGTAGCAGCTGCTGCCGCCGTAGCGGCTGCCGCCGCTGCCGCTGCGGCTGCAGTTGCAGCAGTGCCACCTGGCGATAACGCCGCCGGCAGCGCCACCGCAGAAGACGACGAAGAAAGCCGTCAAATCGAACTGTTAGAGCGGCGCTCGTATGCATGCTACATTTGCGGAGCCGATCAGAATAATCTTCAACAGCTCAAGGAACACCTGCTACTCGCTCACCAGGATCGGATCCGATCCCGGGGTCGCGCCAAGGAGCGACCGAAGCCTCTCATCAACTGCAACTTTTGCAGCCGCCAGTTCCGGAGTCAGTTCGCTTACGGAGAGCACCTCCGGACACATACCGGCGAGCGGCCGTTTCCGTGCGATCAGTGTGATAAGCGGTTCCCACGGCGCTTCCAGTTGCTGGGCCATCTCTACAACGTCCACAAGCAATCCTGGGTGGCGGACGAATCCAAGGCAAAGTTCGTGAAGAAATAG